The Methanothrix soehngenii GP6 genome has a window encoding:
- a CDS encoding archease, with the protein MIPFEYLEHTADVKFRAYGTTPDQMLSNAAAALFGAMISPGQVKVEESWQVELEAEDLEDLAYQWLSEIVFLFETESAVFSRFQVALEEFQDGKGWKLRAEIGGERMDPERHSFLAEVKAVTRHKFAIEKNERWCIQVVLDV; encoded by the coding sequence ATGATTCCATTCGAATATCTGGAGCATACCGCAGATGTCAAGTTCCGCGCCTATGGCACGACTCCTGACCAGATGCTCTCCAATGCCGCCGCCGCCCTATTTGGCGCCATGATCTCCCCCGGCCAGGTTAAGGTTGAGGAGAGCTGGCAAGTGGAGCTTGAGGCGGAGGATCTGGAGGACCTGGCCTACCAGTGGCTCTCTGAGATCGTCTTTCTCTTCGAGACCGAGTCTGCGGTCTTCTCCCGCTTCCAGGTGGCACTGGAAGAGTTTCAAGATGGCAAGGGATGGAAGCTCCGGGCGGAGATCGGCGGGGAGAGGATGGACCCGGAGAGGCACTCGTTCCTCGCTGAGGTGAAAGCGGTCACCAGGCACAAGTTCGCCATCGAGAAGAACGAGCGGTGGTGCATTCAGGTGGTGCTTGATGTCTGA
- a CDS encoding RtcB family protein, protein MEIEKIDDNIYEVPIGYRPGMRVPGRIFVSAALREMVEPGTVDQVANVATLPGIVGHSMAMPDAHLGYGFPIGGVAAFKEQGGIISPGGVGFDINCGVRLLRSDLQARDVQPLINTLLDALFQAVPSGLGSTGRLHATDRQLTESFLRGAEWAVEEGYGVESDLDFCEENGSMPGADPSQVGVKARKRGRPQLGTLGSGNHFLEIQRVEEIYNPEIAKRFGLFKGQITVMIHCGSRGAGHQICTDHLDVLSKAVRKYNIDIPDKQLACAPLGTPEADHYFGAMVCAANYAWANRHIIAHWTREVFDRYFPGSQLQLLYDVAHNVAKIEEHRVEGKKERLYVHRKGATRAFGPSRTEIPAAYEGLGQPVLIPGSMGTASYVLCGQDKALDLTFGSACHGSGRVMSRSQALRQFTGKEVKAALNRDGIAVRSTSPGMLAEEAPQVYKPSGDVVDVVHNLGIATRVARLVPLGVSKG, encoded by the coding sequence ATGGAAATTGAGAAGATCGATGATAACATCTACGAGGTGCCAATCGGCTACCGGCCGGGAATGCGGGTGCCGGGCAGGATATTCGTCTCAGCCGCCCTGCGGGAGATGGTCGAGCCGGGGACGGTCGACCAGGTGGCCAATGTCGCCACCCTTCCCGGAATCGTCGGACACTCCATGGCCATGCCCGATGCCCACCTGGGCTACGGCTTTCCCATCGGCGGGGTGGCCGCCTTCAAAGAGCAGGGTGGGATCATCAGTCCCGGCGGGGTGGGCTTTGACATCAACTGCGGGGTGCGCCTGCTCCGCTCGGACCTGCAGGCCAGGGACGTGCAGCCGCTCATCAACACCCTCCTCGATGCCCTCTTTCAGGCGGTGCCCTCGGGCCTGGGATCCACAGGCAGGCTTCATGCCACCGATCGGCAATTGACCGAATCCTTTCTCCGGGGAGCGGAGTGGGCAGTAGAGGAGGGCTATGGAGTGGAGTCGGACCTGGATTTCTGCGAGGAGAATGGCTCCATGCCCGGAGCGGACCCCTCCCAGGTGGGGGTCAAAGCGAGAAAACGGGGCCGCCCCCAGCTTGGTACCCTGGGCAGCGGCAACCACTTCCTGGAGATTCAGAGGGTCGAGGAGATCTATAACCCGGAGATTGCAAAAAGGTTCGGCCTTTTCAAGGGCCAGATCACAGTGATGATCCACTGCGGCTCACGGGGGGCGGGCCACCAGATCTGCACCGATCACCTGGACGTCCTGTCCAAAGCGGTGAGAAAGTACAATATCGACATCCCTGATAAGCAGCTGGCCTGCGCTCCTCTGGGCACTCCCGAGGCAGATCACTACTTCGGGGCCATGGTCTGCGCCGCCAACTATGCCTGGGCCAACCGGCATATCATCGCCCACTGGACGAGGGAGGTCTTCGACCGCTACTTCCCCGGCTCCCAGCTGCAGCTGCTCTACGATGTGGCCCATAACGTGGCCAAGATCGAGGAGCATCGGGTGGAGGGCAAGAAGGAGAGGCTCTATGTCCACCGCAAGGGGGCCACTCGGGCCTTCGGTCCCTCAAGAACGGAGATTCCCGCTGCTTATGAGGGCCTGGGCCAGCCGGTGCTGATACCGGGGAGCATGGGCACGGCCTCATACGTTCTCTGCGGCCAGGACAAGGCCCTTGATCTGACCTTCGGCTCCGCCTGCCACGGCTCAGGCCGGGTGATGAGCAGAAGCCAGGCCCTGAGGCAGTTCACAGGCAAAGAGGTGAAGGCCGCCCTCAACCGGGACGGAATCGCCGTTCGCTCCACCTCCCCTGGAATGCTGGCAGAGGAAGCTCCCCAGGTCTACAAACCCTCTGGCGATGTGGTGGATGTGGTGCACAACCTGGGCATAGCCACCAGGGTAGCCAGGCTGGTTCCCCTGGGGGTCTCAAAAGGATAG
- a CDS encoding radical SAM protein: protein MARYNKMPPEILEKRAQEALARLASCKICPRRCQANRLEDERGYCRTGRWARVASYAPHFGEEPPLVGHSGSGTIFFSGCNLSCVFCQNWDISQEDLGHEVKAEELAKMMLALEDSGCHNINLVTPTHVVPQILEALVLAREEGLSVPLVYNSGGYDSAEALLLLDGIIDIYMPDAKYGQDGPAQKYSAAPGYTTVNKAALKEMHRQVGDLQMDEEGIALQGLLVRHLVLPADAAGTEEVVRFISQEISVHTYLNVMAQYHPEYQACRYPELSRAITAREYAQALHLAEKAGLVRGLAML, encoded by the coding sequence ATGGCCCGCTACAACAAGATGCCCCCGGAAATTTTGGAGAAGCGCGCGCAAGAGGCTCTTGCACGCCTCGCATCCTGCAAGATCTGCCCCCGCCGCTGCCAGGCAAACCGCCTGGAAGATGAGAGGGGCTACTGCCGCACCGGTCGGTGGGCCCGGGTGGCCAGCTATGCTCCTCACTTTGGGGAGGAGCCGCCCCTGGTGGGCCACTCGGGCTCGGGCACCATCTTCTTTTCCGGCTGCAACCTCTCCTGCGTCTTCTGCCAGAACTGGGATATCAGCCAGGAGGATCTTGGCCATGAGGTGAAGGCAGAGGAGCTGGCCAAGATGATGCTCGCCCTGGAAGATAGTGGCTGCCATAACATCAACCTCGTGACACCCACCCACGTCGTCCCTCAGATCCTGGAGGCTCTGGTCCTGGCCCGAGAAGAGGGCCTTTCTGTCCCTCTGGTATACAACAGCGGCGGCTACGACTCCGCAGAGGCCCTGCTTCTATTGGATGGCATCATCGACATCTACATGCCCGATGCTAAATACGGCCAGGACGGCCCTGCCCAGAAGTACTCTGCAGCGCCCGGCTACACCACCGTTAATAAAGCGGCACTGAAAGAGATGCACCGCCAGGTGGGCGACCTGCAGATGGACGAGGAGGGCATCGCCCTGCAGGGGCTCCTCGTCCGCCACCTGGTCCTGCCTGCGGACGCAGCGGGGACGGAGGAGGTGGTGCGCTTCATCTCCCAGGAGATATCCGTGCACACCTATCTGAATGTCATGGCCCAGTACCATCCGGAGTACCAGGCCTGCCGCTACCCCGAGCTTTCCCGCGCCATAACCGCCCGCGAGTACGCCCAGGCCCTGCATCTGGCCGAAAAGGCGGGCCTGGTCCGCGGGCTGGCAATGCTTTAA
- a CDS encoding ribbon-helix-helix domain-containing protein yields the protein MGADIASTGNVGKVVGAKLTRNEILQINGLVDAGLYLNPSDFIRDAVREKLAAIKVIEYHDVDYETAKKEVAGYFQMKGEAYASDASTDLQLDYELVCKIMDDLEKEGKMEPVK from the coding sequence ATGGGCGCAGATATCGCCAGTACTGGAAATGTGGGAAAAGTAGTTGGGGCCAAGCTGACCCGAAATGAGATTTTGCAGATCAACGGGCTTGTAGATGCCGGTCTGTACCTCAATCCCTCGGACTTCATTCGCGATGCTGTCCGGGAAAAGCTTGCTGCAATCAAGGTCATCGAATACCATGATGTAGACTATGAGACTGCCAAAAAGGAAGTTGCCGGGTATTTCCAGATGAAGGGCGAGGCATATGCATCTGATGCCAGCACCGACCTACAGCTGGATTATGAGCTGGTATGCAAGATCATGGATGACCTGGAAAAGGAAGGCAAGATGGAGCCAGTAAAATGA